The window TGCCGCCCGCGGGTTGCGCGCCACGTCCGCCGACCCGATCCGGATCGACCCCGCGTCCCACGCCGCCAACCCGGCCAGACACGTCATCAGAGAGGACTTGCCGGCACCGTTCGGGCCCAGCAGACCGGTGATCCCCGGCCCCAGCGTGAACGAGACGTCGTCCACCGCGGTCCGCGTGCCGTAACGGCGCGTCAGGTTCTGGACGGCCAGCAACGGCTCGAGGTCCGTGCTCGAACCTCCGCCGGCCGTCCGGGAAGCGGCCGTGTCGGTGCTCATGCTGGGCATTCGCCCGACCCTACCCGTGCCGGTTGTGCTGCGGTCAGGATCCGGACCCTCCGCTCGCGGCCGCCGCGGCCGGCTTGTCGCCCTTCTTGACCTGCTGCTCGGTCACCTTGACGAACCGGCCCTTCTCCATGACGTACTGCTTGTCGGAGAAGCCGACGGCGACGAGGTGGAACTGTTCCACCATGACGACCGACAGACCCTCGTCGCACAGCGCACGCAAAGCGGAGTACAGGCGTTCCGCGATGACCGGGGCGAGGCCGAGGGAGAGCTCGTCGACCAGGAGCAGTCGCGGGCGGGACATCAGCGCGCGACTGACGGCCAGCATCTGCTGCTCACCGCCGGACAGTGACCCGGCGGCCTGGTTCTGGCGCTCCTTGAGCCGCGGGAACAGCTCGTAGACGCGCTCGAACTGCTCCTTCATGTTCGGCGTGCTGACGCCGTACGCACCCGTGATCAGGTTCTCCCGCACCGACAACGACGGGAACACCTGCCGCCCCTCGGGCGAGAGGGCGATGCCCATCCCCACGCGCTTGTGCGCGGGCATGCCCGAGACCTTCTGTCGACGGAAGATGATCTCGCCCTTGCTCGGCGGGATCGCGCCCAGGATCGTCTTCAGCAGCGTCGACTTGCCCGCGCCGTTGGACCCCAGCACCGAGACCATCTGACCCTGATCGACCGTCAGATCGATGTCGAACAGCACCGGCAGCCGGCCGTAGCCGGAACCGACACCCTTGAGCTCAAGCATTCTCGGTGCTCCCTTGCTTCGCGGGCACGCCCTCGGCCTCGGCCTCGGCGATGACCTCGTCGGCCTCGTCGGCCAGGGTCGGGGCTTCGTTCACGTCGGCGGTCTCGTCCAGGTCGAGGACCGAACCCAGGTACTCGGCCCGCACGACCGGGTCCGCCGCCACCTCGGCCGGGGATCCCGAGGCCAGCAGCTGACCCTGGTTCAGCACGTAGACGAGGTCGGCGTTCTCCAGCACGGCCTTCACGTAGTGCTCGACCAGGATGATCGTCAGACCCAGGTCACGCTGCAGCTGGCGCAGCAGCGCGAACAGGGCGTGGGCGTCGTCGGCGTCCAGACCGGCGGCCGGCTCGTCGAGCAGCACGATCGCCGGACCGCACATCAACGACCGGCCGATCTCGATCCGCCGCTGACGACCGAAGTCCAGGTCGGACACCCGGTCGTGCCAGTGGTCCTTGATGCCGAGCAGGACGCACATGGCGTACGCGGCCTGCTCGGCTCTCTGCTCGGACTTCCGCACCGACCGGAAACCGAGCAAGGTGGTGATCGGGTTGCCCTTGATCGCCAGGTGCGCCGCGGAGAGCAGGTTCTCGCCCACCGACAGGTCGTGGTTGAGCCGGTTGGCCTGGAACGTGCGTCCCATGCCCAACTTGGCGCGGTCCCACGGCCGCATGCTCGTGACGTCCTTGCCGAACATCGTGATCGTGCCCGAGTCCGGCACCTTCAGGCCGTTCAGCACGTCGAAGCACGTCGACTTGCCCGCACCGTTCGGTCCGAGCAGACCGACGAAGGTCTTCGACGGCGCGGTGATGGTGACGTTCTGAAGGGCCTTCACACCACCGAAGGCGATGGAGAGGTTGCTGCCCACCAGGGCATCCCCGCTGTCCCCGCGGTGCGGGGGCAGGAACGCCTCCAGGACCGCGAGCGCCTGGTCGCGCTCCGGGTCGACGCCGGCTTCGGAGACGATGTGGCCGGCGGAGTGACCGGCTTCCGCAGTTGTGGCACTCACTTGGACTCCGATCCCGCCGTCACCGGCACCTTGGCTTCCGGACGAGGTGGCTTCGCCGCCGCCCCGCCACCTGTCGAGGAGTTCCGTCCCTGGGCTCTCGCCGCCTTGCGCTTGGCGCGCGCACGCGTGTCGAAGATGTCGGAGACGAAGCCGCCGGCGCCGCGTGGGCCGAGGAGGATGCCGATCGCGAGGCCGAGACCGCCGAGCAGGTAGCCGTTCAGCTCGATGTCGATCTCGGCGAGCAGGAGCGGGGCGAGGCGGAACAGCAACGCCACCGCGAGCACGGCCGTGAGCGACTCGAACCCGGCCATGATCGGGATCGAGAGGTAGAACAGCGAGTTGAACGAGTTGAATTCCAGTACGCCCGGTGGTGTGCCGTAGAGCGGCGCCAGCAGGGCACCGCCGAGGCCGGCGAAGCCACCCGCGATCGCGAACGCCGCGACCTTGTACTTCCACGGTGAGACACCCACCGCGGCGGCCGCCGCGGGGTCGACGCCGACCATGATCATCGAGCGGCCGAACCGCGAGTGGCGGAACCGGTGCAGGAAGTACATCGAGACGAACAAGAACGCCAGGATGAAGTAGTACATCCGGTCGTCCGCCGAGAGCGTCGCGTTGCACGGCTGCGCGCAGTTCAGGCTTGCGCCGAAGATCTCCGGCCGCGGAGTCTCGAGCGGGCTCAGGCCACCGGTGAGGGCAGCCTCGGTGAACAGCGAGTTCTCGATGAGGAACTGCAGAGACAGCGTCAGAACGATGACGTAGACGCCGGAGAGGCGCATCGCGACCAGCGACACGAGCACCGACACGACCACCGCGAACCCGATGCCCCAAAGCATCGCGAGCGGGAACGCGAGGTCGGTGTACAGCCACCGCGGCAGGTCCACGACCGGGATGTCCCAGACGCTGCCGTCGAACTCCCGGGCGGCGAAGCCGGAGATGTAGCACGCCGCGCCGGTGATGCCCGCCTGTGCCAGCGAGATCTCGCGGCCCCACCCGACCACGACCAGCAGCCCGAGGGCGGAGATCGCGAGGACGAGACCGGTGGTGACGTTGTAGACCCAGCTGTCGGTGCCGATCAGCGGGTAGATCGCCAGCATCGCGAACAGCACGAGCAACCCCGGGTGGATCCCGAGGAAGCCGTGCACCTTGTCGACCGGGTTCGACCCGGCCCCGCCGACCCGCGGCGGGACGGCGATACGTGGACCGGAGCCGTTGGCCGACGGAGCAACCTTGGTGGTGTGCGCGGTCTTCGTCGTCTTCGGTTCTGTCTTCTTCGACTTGCCCTGTGCCATGACCATCTTCTCCTTGCGTGTCGACGATTCGGGTGAGAGCGCGGAACGTCCGCCTGCAGGTCAGTGACCTGCGAGGACGGACGAGCTCTTCTTTCCGAACCGGTCGATGCCGATGACCACGGAGAACAGGATCGCGACGACGACGATCTCCTTGACCGCCTTGTCCGGCGTGCCGAAGACGCCGGACTCGATCATCGAGTCGATGACGGCGATGAGCACCGCGCCGGCGAGCGCGAGCGGGATGCTGGCGAACGCTCCCAACACGCAGACGATCAACGCGCGCAGGAAGATGAACAGGATGCCGGTCGTCTCGGTGCCCACCGGGTTCGCGATGAGGATGCCCCCGAGCGCCGCGATGGCGCCGGAGATCGCGTAGACGATGGTGCCGACCTTGCCGATCGGGACTCCGACCAGCTTGCTCGCCTCGACGTTGTCGGCGACCGCACGGGTGTAGACGCCGAAGCGGGTCCGCTGGAGGAGGATCGCGAAGCCGATCACGACCGCGACGAGGATGATCAACGTCGCCAGCTGGTGGTACGACACACGCTGATCGACGGTCCCCCCGGGTGTGGGGAACTCGAACCCGTCCCCGCCGAACGGGCTGGGGGCCTGCTCGCCGGAGGACTTGTTCTTGGTGAAGATGATGCCGACCATGATCAGCATCAGCGCCAGCGAGAAG of the Sporichthya polymorpha DSM 43042 genome contains:
- a CDS encoding branched-chain amino acid ABC transporter permease; protein product: MAQGKSKKTEPKTTKTAHTTKVAPSANGSGPRIAVPPRVGGAGSNPVDKVHGFLGIHPGLLVLFAMLAIYPLIGTDSWVYNVTTGLVLAISALGLLVVVGWGREISLAQAGITGAACYISGFAAREFDGSVWDIPVVDLPRWLYTDLAFPLAMLWGIGFAVVVSVLVSLVAMRLSGVYVIVLTLSLQFLIENSLFTEAALTGGLSPLETPRPEIFGASLNCAQPCNATLSADDRMYYFILAFLFVSMYFLHRFRHSRFGRSMIMVGVDPAAAAAVGVSPWKYKVAAFAIAGGFAGLGGALLAPLYGTPPGVLEFNSFNSLFYLSIPIMAGFESLTAVLAVALLFRLAPLLLAEIDIELNGYLLGGLGLAIGILLGPRGAGGFVSDIFDTRARAKRKAARAQGRNSSTGGGAAAKPPRPEAKVPVTAGSESK
- a CDS encoding branched-chain amino acid ABC transporter permease; translation: MDSLTTQALSFEGGLFGPSIVAGVTTSGLYGLVAVALVLSYRISRTIAFVHGGIVLSGALLYWYFVTPTYSGGEDILAGLDDGGGGGGRPELPKWVAVFGLMLAGAAVAAFYGWIVTSTRMATYPRVTLTNFSLALMLIMVGIIFTKNKSSGEQAPSPFGGDGFEFPTPGGTVDQRVSYHQLATLIILVAVVIGFAILLQRTRFGVYTRAVADNVEASKLVGVPIGKVGTIVYAISGAIAALGGILIANPVGTETTGILFIFLRALIVCVLGAFASIPLALAGAVLIAVIDSMIESGVFGTPDKAVKEIVVVAILFSVVIGIDRFGKKSSSVLAGH
- a CDS encoding ABC transporter ATP-binding protein, with product MLELKGVGSGYGRLPVLFDIDLTVDQGQMVSVLGSNGAGKSTLLKTILGAIPPSKGEIIFRRQKVSGMPAHKRVGMGIALSPEGRQVFPSLSVRENLITGAYGVSTPNMKEQFERVYELFPRLKERQNQAAGSLSGGEQQMLAVSRALMSRPRLLLVDELSLGLAPVIAERLYSALRALCDEGLSVVMVEQFHLVAVGFSDKQYVMEKGRFVKVTEQQVKKGDKPAAAAASGGSGS
- a CDS encoding ABC transporter ATP-binding protein, which gives rise to MSATTAEAGHSAGHIVSEAGVDPERDQALAVLEAFLPPHRGDSGDALVGSNLSIAFGGVKALQNVTITAPSKTFVGLLGPNGAGKSTCFDVLNGLKVPDSGTITMFGKDVTSMRPWDRAKLGMGRTFQANRLNHDLSVGENLLSAAHLAIKGNPITTLLGFRSVRKSEQRAEQAAYAMCVLLGIKDHWHDRVSDLDFGRQRRIEIGRSLMCGPAIVLLDEPAAGLDADDAHALFALLRQLQRDLGLTIILVEHYVKAVLENADLVYVLNQGQLLASGSPAEVAADPVVRAEYLGSVLDLDETADVNEAPTLADEADEVIAEAEAEGVPAKQGSTENA